The genomic stretch ACCATCTGATGATCTTCGGTATTCAGCTTGGCAAAACGCACTTGCGGCTCCATTTGCGCCGCTGCTTGCGCAAACGCCGGAGCCATCTGACGGCATGGCCCGCACCACGGCGCCCAGAAATCCACCAGTACCGGAATATCATTGCGGCTAACGTTTTTGGTGAAGTTTTCCCCCGTTAGCTCGGTAGGATGCCCGCTAAACAGTGGGCTGTGGCACTTGCCGCATTTGGCTTCGCTGGCACGGTCGGCAGGCACACGGTTGGTGACACCACAGGCCGGGCACACCAGATTGATTAAATCACTCATGAGTTTCCCCTTGTAAAACAGTTATAGAACCCGGTGAATATAAGGGCATATCAGCGACTTTCCACACCATGTTCACGCGTGGAATGGAATTTAATATCTGGCCATTTTTCCTGCGCCATTTGTAGATTAATACGCGTCGGGGCAATATAAACCAACTCGCCCGAATGGTCGTAAGCTAAATTTTGCGCTGCTTTGGTTTTAAATTCCTCAAACTTCTTTTCATTGGTAGAGGTCACCCAACGTGCTGTTTGTACGTTCACGCCTTCAAACAGCGCATCGACCTTGTATTCATCCTTGAGGCGTTGCGCCACCACGTCGAACTGGAGTACACCGACCGCACCAAGGATCAGGTCATTGTTATTGATCGGTTTGAAAAGCTGGGTTGCGCCCTCTTCGCACAACTGCTCCAAACCTTTCTGGAGCTGTTTCATTTTCAGCGGGTCACGCAATTGCGCACGGCGGAACAGTTCCGGGGCGAAGTTGGGGATGCCGGTAAATTGCAGGTTTTCACCCATCGTGAAGGTATCGCCAATGCGGATGCTGCCGTGGTTGTGCAGGCCAATGATGTCGCCGGGGTAAGCGTCTTCCACATGCTCGCGGTCGGATGCCATGAAGGTGAGCGCGTCGGGGATTTTCACATCCTTGCCGATGCGCACATGCTTAACCTTCATGCCCTTTTCAAATTTGCCGGAACAGATGCGCATGAAGGCCATACGGTCACGGTGTTGCGGGTCCATGTTCGCCTGAATCTTGAAGACGAAGCCGGTGAAGGGTTCTTCCGCTGCTTCCACTTTACGGGTGGTGGTCGGGCGGGCTTGCGGTGCGGGCGCATTTTCCACGAAACCGTCCAGCAATTCACGGATGCCGAAGCTGTTTAAGGCTGTGCCGAAATACACTGGGGTGAGCTTGCCGTCGAGGTAGGCTTGTAGCTCGAATGTGTGGCTTGCGCCTTTCACCAGCTCAATTTCTTCGCGTAATTCGTCTGCTTGTGAACCAAGCAACTTGTCGAGTTCGGGGTTGTCCAGCCCTTGAATTTCGTCGTAATCCTGACGGCGCTCGGTGCTGGGCTTGTAGAGGATTACCTTGTCTTCGTAAAGGTGATAAATCCCTTTGAGGCGTTTGCCCATGCCGATAGGCCAGGTGATCGGGGCGCATTGGATATTGAGGACGGTTTCAACTTCATCCAGCAATTCAATCGGCTCTTTGCCTTCGCGGTCGAGCTTGTTGATGAAGGTCATGATCGGCGTATCGCGCAGGCGGCACACTTCCATCAGCTTGATGGTGCGTTCTTCGACGCCTTTCGCTACGTCGATAACCATCAGCGCGGAGTCAACGGCGGTGAGTACGCGGTAGGTGTCTTCCGAGAAATCCTCATGCCCCGGCGTGTCGAGCAGGTTGACGATGCGCCCGTTGTAGGGGAACTGCATGACTGATGAGGTAACGGAAATACCACGTTCCTTTTCCATCGTCATCCAGTCGGAGGTGGCGTGGCGACCGGCTTTGCGCCCCTTGATCGTGCCTGCAAGCTGGATTGCGCCCCCGAATAGCAACACCTTTTCGGTCATGGTGGTCTTACCCGCATCCGGGTGGGAAATAATGGCGAAAGTGCGGCGGCGGGCGGTTTCGGTTAGGCGGTCGGTCATGGTGTCCACGGGGTTGGGCTGTTGGAAAGGGGGGGATTATAGCGGAAATGTGTGGACGGGGTAACAGGATGTACCAGTTACCATGTATCCGACAAAAGGCACTAGCCAGCTAGCCAGCTAGCCAGCTATAGTTAATCCACTTGAATTATTAATTTCCAAGCAAATCCAAAAATTCACAACCAACACATATTTAACCATAAAGTTTAAGGAGGAGTATAGAGATGACAAACATTCCAGAAATACCTCATGGTCACGGACTCTCTTTCAAAAAAGGTATTTCCGATGGCATCCTTGAAGAGAATACATTTGAAAGTAGCTTACCAAGTGGAGGGCATTTATTTTCCTACAAAAAAGGATATGAATTAGGAAAGTTATTAAAAAATGAAGTTGCCAGAAAAGTAAAGCCAAATCATATTGAGCAATAAAATCAATACAATAAATTATTAAAGTTTCTAAGCATTTATTTACTTGATAAAAACATGCGTGACTCTAATGCCACATTCGCAATAAAATAATTTTTATCTCTAAAAAACAATAGGCACAAATCATGAAAGAAGAGTTAATAACAAATAATAACCTGGAAATACAGAATAGCAATAATCGCACATATTTTTCACAAAGATTAGATTCCGCTTTTTTATTACAAAGAAAACTATTTACTCATGGAAAAATAACAATCCCTATTATTACTATAATTCTTGCATTCTTTGTAGCACCACAATTTCTTATTCAACAATACCATTGGATTCCTTTAGCAATTGGGGTGATTGCATTATCTTCCTACTGGTTTGTTTTGATTAAAAATCAAGATGGATTAGAAAAAAAAGAAAATGAGCTGGCACTCCAATATCAAGAAACACATAGCAAACAAGACATTACCTCCATGCAGATGATATGGTTTAAATTCGGACCAATAATTGCTTACTTAACCTGCATAGCCGCATCGGTTATATTTATATTTGTGGTTCTAGCCATATTTGCTTATCTTATTATTAAATACGGTGAAAACTGAAACTCCGCAAAACTTTGGTCGATTCCACATTCATTTCGCTATCTGAGTGGTCTCCGGGAAATCTGACACATAGGGAGCACATTACCATCTATTTATTATAAGATGTCATATCCCATAAAACAAGCGGTGATGCAATTGACCTAAGGCAAGCTACCGCAACATAACATCCAACACCCCGATAATTTTTGCGGGGTCATTGATGTAATAATCCTCACGGTCAATATAAATCACAGTCTCATTCAGTCGTAAAAACTTCCACGCATGACCTGTCGTCACCACACCATAAATATGCGGCAACTCTTTCCCATCCCGTTGGTTATAACGTTGTGCCGCAATCATTTCCGCCACGCACTGCCCATATCCCGCCGCAATACGTTCATTTTTAGCTTCAACAACGGCAATCTCCAGCTCTGGGAAATCTTCGAGGATTTCCGATGTAGTCATACCCGCCGCAAGCCAACCCAACACATCATAAACCGCAATCCGCAGACCACGTATACAGGGCTTTCCGCTACGCTTGCCTGCTTCCATCGTGATTCTGCTGGTCGATTCTTTTTCAGGCATTATATTCATCAGCTTGTCTATCCTGTGCGTAAAACGTGAACCTGTTGTGATTATAACGCCAATCTTCTCATTACTCCCACGGATTCACTAACAGCAATCCCGGTAGA from Thiothrix litoralis encodes the following:
- the trxC gene encoding thioredoxin TrxC is translated as MSDLINLVCPACGVTNRVPADRASEAKCGKCHSPLFSGHPTELTGENFTKNVSRNDIPVLVDFWAPWCGPCRQMAPAFAQAAAQMEPQVRFAKLNTEDHQMVGAHYNIRSIPTMVLFRGGQEIARQSGAMGAADIMRWVSSQL
- a CDS encoding peptide chain release factor 3, which codes for MTDRLTETARRRTFAIISHPDAGKTTMTEKVLLFGGAIQLAGTIKGRKAGRHATSDWMTMEKERGISVTSSVMQFPYNGRIVNLLDTPGHEDFSEDTYRVLTAVDSALMVIDVAKGVEERTIKLMEVCRLRDTPIMTFINKLDREGKEPIELLDEVETVLNIQCAPITWPIGMGKRLKGIYHLYEDKVILYKPSTERRQDYDEIQGLDNPELDKLLGSQADELREEIELVKGASHTFELQAYLDGKLTPVYFGTALNSFGIRELLDGFVENAPAPQARPTTTRKVEAAEEPFTGFVFKIQANMDPQHRDRMAFMRICSGKFEKGMKVKHVRIGKDVKIPDALTFMASDREHVEDAYPGDIIGLHNHGSIRIGDTFTMGENLQFTGIPNFAPELFRRAQLRDPLKMKQLQKGLEQLCEEGATQLFKPINNNDLILGAVGVLQFDVVAQRLKDEYKVDALFEGVNVQTARWVTSTNEKKFEEFKTKAAQNLAYDHSGELVYIAPTRINLQMAQEKWPDIKFHSTREHGVESR
- a CDS encoding DUF433 domain-containing protein, yielding MPEKESTSRITMEAGKRSGKPCIRGLRIAVYDVLGWLAAGMTTSEILEDFPELEIAVVEAKNERIAAGYGQCVAEMIAAQRYNQRDGKELPHIYGVVTTGHAWKFLRLNETVIYIDREDYYINDPAKIIGVLDVMLR